A single Nostoc sp. PCC 7107 DNA region contains:
- a CDS encoding NAD(P)H-quinone oxidoreductase subunit 5: MEAIYEYAWLIPVFPLLGAMLVGLGLISINQVTNSLRQLNAVLIISLMGAAMGLSFALLWSQIQGHPTYLRTLEWAAAGNFHLSMGYTIDHLTALMLVIVTTVAFLVMVYTDGYMAHDPGYVRFYAYLSLFGSSMLGLVISPNLVQIYIFWELVGMCSYLLVGFWYDRKSAADACQKAFVTNRVGDFGLLLGILGLFWATGSFDFHIMGDRLAQLVQSGTISNFLAVLFAILVFLGPVAKSAQFPLHVWLPDAMEGPTPISALIHAATMVAAGVFLVARMYPVFEHVPAAMNVIAFTGAFTAFLGATIAITQNDIKKGLAYSTISQLGYMVMAMGVGAYSAGLFHLMTHAYFKAMLFLGSGSVIHGMEGVVGHDPALAQDMRLMGKLRKYMPVTATTFLIGCLAISGMPPFAGFWSKDEILGKAFEANPFLWIIGWLTAGITAFYMFRMYFMTFEGKFRGNDEKIKDKLKKASTIILELQTAEPAPNFGPGAMKHGELAATGDHHDSHGHHSDSPHESPWTMTLPLVVLAVPSILIGLVGTPFANYFEEFIYSPNETLTEVLEKAAEFDPTEFYIMAGASVGISLIGITLASLMYLRGKIDPAAIAAKIKPLYELSLNKWYFDDIYHRVFVLGLRRLARQVMEVDFRVVDGAVNLTGFFTLVSGEGLKYLENGRVQFYALIVFGAVLGLVIVFGVT; this comes from the coding sequence ATGGAAGCAATCTATGAATATGCCTGGCTGATTCCAGTATTCCCTCTGTTAGGGGCAATGCTGGTCGGTTTGGGATTAATTTCGATAAATCAGGTGACTAACAGCCTAAGACAACTCAACGCTGTGTTGATTATCTCCTTGATGGGAGCAGCGATGGGTTTGTCGTTTGCCTTGCTCTGGAGTCAAATTCAAGGACATCCGACTTATCTTCGTACCTTGGAATGGGCCGCAGCCGGGAATTTTCACCTGAGCATGGGCTACACTATTGACCATCTAACTGCCCTCATGCTGGTAATTGTGACAACCGTAGCCTTTCTAGTCATGGTCTACACCGATGGCTACATGGCACATGATCCAGGATATGTAAGGTTTTACGCTTATCTGAGCTTATTCGGCTCCTCAATGTTGGGTCTGGTGATCAGCCCCAACTTAGTGCAAATTTATATCTTCTGGGAACTGGTGGGGATGTGTTCCTACTTGCTGGTCGGCTTTTGGTACGATCGCAAGTCAGCGGCAGATGCCTGTCAAAAAGCATTTGTCACCAACCGAGTCGGTGACTTTGGTCTATTACTCGGTATTTTGGGACTGTTTTGGGCAACCGGCAGTTTCGACTTTCATATCATGGGCGATCGCCTCGCTCAACTAGTGCAATCAGGTACAATTAGCAATTTTCTCGCAGTTCTGTTTGCAATTTTGGTTTTCTTAGGCCCAGTGGCAAAATCGGCACAATTCCCCCTCCATGTCTGGCTACCAGACGCGATGGAAGGCCCGACACCCATTTCTGCCTTAATCCACGCCGCCACAATGGTGGCAGCAGGTGTATTCCTCGTTGCCCGGATGTACCCTGTTTTTGAACACGTACCCGCCGCCATGAACGTCATTGCCTTTACTGGGGCATTTACAGCGTTTTTAGGGGCGACAATTGCGATTACGCAGAACGACATCAAAAAAGGCTTGGCATACTCCACCATTTCCCAATTGGGTTACATGGTGATGGCGATGGGAGTAGGCGCTTACAGTGCTGGCTTGTTCCACCTGATGACTCACGCTTATTTCAAGGCGATGCTGTTTTTAGGTTCTGGTTCTGTGATTCATGGGATGGAAGGAGTCGTCGGTCATGACCCTGCTTTAGCCCAGGATATGCGGCTGATGGGTAAACTGCGGAAATATATGCCCGTCACAGCTACAACCTTCTTGATTGGTTGCTTGGCCATTTCCGGGATGCCTCCTTTTGCTGGTTTTTGGTCAAAAGATGAAATTCTCGGTAAGGCATTTGAGGCCAACCCATTTCTGTGGATTATTGGCTGGCTAACGGCTGGTATTACTGCTTTCTATATGTTCAGAATGTATTTCATGACATTTGAAGGCAAATTCCGGGGAAATGACGAGAAAATCAAAGACAAGCTGAAAAAAGCATCGACAATCATTCTCGAATTACAAACCGCCGAACCAGCCCCGAATTTTGGACCTGGGGCAATGAAACACGGTGAGTTAGCTGCCACAGGAGACCATCATGATTCTCATGGTCATCACAGCGATTCTCCCCATGAATCACCGTGGACAATGACATTACCATTAGTAGTGCTGGCCGTGCCTTCGATTTTGATTGGTTTGGTGGGGACTCCCTTTGCCAATTACTTTGAGGAATTTATTTACTCACCCAACGAAACTCTCACCGAAGTTCTAGAAAAAGCCGCCGAGTTCGACCCGACGGAATTTTATATTATGGCGGGGGCTTCAGTGGGGATTTCCTTGATTGGGATTACCTTAGCTTCCTTGATGTACTTGCGCGGGAAAATTGACCCCGCTGCGATCGCTGCTAAAATCAAACCTCTGTACGAACTATCCCTCAACAAGTGGTACTTTGATGACATTTACCATCGCGTCTTCGTCCTTGGCTTGCGTCGCCTAGCTAGACAAGTCATGGAGGTTGACTTCCGCGTTGTTGATGGTGCTGTCAACTTGACAGGCTTTTTCACCCTAGTCAGCGGCGAAGGGTTGAAATATTTAGAAAACGGTCGCGTTCAATTCTATGCCTTGATTGTGTTTGGTGCAGTTTTAGGCTTAGTGATCGTTTTTGGTGTGACCTGA
- a CDS encoding co-chaperone YbbN, whose translation MVLSVSEQTFTQEVLESPVPVLVNFEAPWCGLCRIIHPLLLQFKSQCGEQIKLVGVNADENFQLSNTYRLKSLPTLLLVENGIIRHRLEGFRGRDDLRLALEEIKLTYTKRSKTYNHPQTADLECRTA comes from the coding sequence ATGGTGTTGTCGGTTAGTGAGCAGACATTTACTCAAGAAGTTTTAGAATCTCCAGTACCTGTTTTAGTGAATTTTGAAGCACCTTGGTGCGGCTTATGCCGCATTATTCACCCTTTATTGTTGCAATTTAAATCTCAATGCGGAGAGCAAATTAAATTGGTGGGGGTTAATGCTGATGAAAACTTCCAACTATCTAATACTTATCGTCTCAAGTCACTACCCACTTTACTTTTAGTAGAAAACGGAATTATCCGACATCGCCTAGAAGGTTTTCGTGGTAGAGACGATTTACGTCTGGCGTTAGAAGAAATCAAGCTCACCTACACCAAACGTTCTAAAACATACAACCATCCCCAAACAGCAGATTTAGAATGTCGTACTGCATAA
- a CDS encoding NnrU family protein produces the protein MPDPWFTPSHFVMLGLQFAFAIAHSGGAALRPLAEKHIGARLYRILFALVSLPLAVILIIYFFNHRYDGWQIWQVQGLPGVKAVVWVLSAISFLFLYPATFNLLEIAAIQKPQVHLYETGIIRITRHPQMVGQVIWCIAHSLWLGTSFTLVTSLGLVLHHLFGVWHGDRRLSQRYGEAFELVKQRTSIMPFKAIIDGRQSILWQEFIRPAYLGVVIFVGLLWWSHPLLIVGTSKIGW, from the coding sequence ATGCCCGATCCTTGGTTTACTCCCAGTCATTTTGTCATGTTGGGGTTACAATTTGCTTTTGCGATCGCCCACAGTGGCGGGGCTGCTCTACGTCCATTGGCTGAGAAGCATATAGGAGCAAGGCTTTATCGCATTTTATTTGCATTAGTTAGTTTACCGTTGGCTGTCATCTTAATTATTTACTTTTTTAATCACCGCTATGATGGCTGGCAAATTTGGCAGGTACAGGGATTACCAGGGGTAAAGGCTGTAGTTTGGGTGTTGTCAGCAATTTCGTTTTTGTTTTTGTATCCTGCCACCTTCAATCTACTAGAAATTGCGGCTATTCAAAAGCCCCAAGTCCATCTGTACGAAACGGGCATTATCCGCATTACCCGTCATCCCCAGATGGTAGGACAAGTTATTTGGTGTATTGCCCATAGTCTGTGGCTAGGGACTAGTTTTACTCTGGTAACATCTCTGGGATTAGTATTACATCACTTATTTGGAGTTTGGCATGGCGATCGCCGTTTATCCCAACGTTACGGCGAAGCTTTTGAACTTGTGAAGCAAAGAACTTCTATCATGCCTTTTAAGGCAATTATTGATGGTCGTCAATCTATCTTATGGCAGGAATTTATTCGTCCGGCTTATTTAGGGGTAGTAATTTTTGTCGGTCTGCTTTGGTGGTCACATCCACTATTGATAGTAGGAACTAGTAAGATAGGATGGTGA